The window TATGCAATGATAATCTAGCAATCTCTCTTCTTACAGGATCGAAACCTGAGATGATAATGGCTTCAGGAGTATCGTCTACAATGATTTCTACTCCGGTAGCAGCTTCAAGTGCTCGAATATTTCTACCCTCTCTACCAATGATTTTACCTTTAATATCATCACTTTCGATATTGAAGATCGATACGCAGTTTTCTACTGCATGCTCAGTAGCGGTTCTTTGAATGGTAGAGATTACAATTTTCTTAGCTTCTTTGGTAGCTGAAAGTTTAGCCTCTTCCATTATATCTTTGATTAAAGAAGATGCTTTTGTTTCAGCTTCATCTTTAAGCGTTTCTATTAATTGCTCTCTGGCTTCGTCTGCAGTTAAATTAGCAGCCTTTTCTAGTATATTAATTTGCTGCTCTCTTACTTTTTCTAATTCCTCTTTTCTTTTGGCAATTACATCAAGTTGAGCATTAAGATTTTCCTGAAGTTTCTGAGTTTCATGCTCTTTTCTTTTAAACTGCTCAATTTCTTTTGATAAGTTTTGCTCTCTTTGTTTTAGCTTATTTTCGTTTGAAGCAAGTTGTCCTTTACGTTGACTTACTTCATCTTCAAAGTCAGATTTCTTTTTCAAGAAATGCTCTTTTGCCTCGAGCATCTTATCCTTTTTGGTGTTTTCAGCATTTATATTTGCCTCTCTAATGATCAAAGCGGCTTTATCTTGCGCTTCTTTCTCTAATTTACTGAGTAGACTTTTTAGGGCTATTTTGCTGAGCAAAAAGCCTAGAAGTAGTCCTACTACTCCGGAAATGATTATGTATATGGTTCCCATTTTACTTTATATTTAATGGGAAGTTGTGACTCTAGTCTGAAAGGAAGGGTTTAGATTGCCTGATTGATTAAATGTTCAATAGATTTAATTT is drawn from Marivirga arenosa and contains these coding sequences:
- the rny gene encoding ribonuclease Y, whose product is MGTIYIIISGVVGLLLGFLLSKIALKSLLSKLEKEAQDKAALIIREANINAENTKKDKMLEAKEHFLKKKSDFEDEVSQRKGQLASNENKLKQREQNLSKEIEQFKRKEHETQKLQENLNAQLDVIAKRKEELEKVREQQINILEKAANLTADEAREQLIETLKDEAETKASSLIKDIMEEAKLSATKEAKKIVISTIQRTATEHAVENCVSIFNIESDDIKGKIIGREGRNIRALEAATGVEIIVDDTPEAIIISGFDPVRREIARLSLHRLVQDGRIHPARIEEIVNKTTKNIDEEIVEIGERTVIDLGIHGLHPELIKMVGRLRFRSSYGQNLLQHSREVANMCATMASELGLNPKLAKRAGLLHDIGKVWPEEPEQPHAILGMEFAKKFKEHPDVLNAIGAHHDEIEMTSLISPIVQACDAISGARPGARREIMDSYIKRLKELEELALNFDGVNKCYAIQAGRELRVMVDAENVSDQKAGQLSFDISQKIEKDMQYPGQIKVTVIREMRSVSYAK